The following are encoded together in the Girardinichthys multiradiatus isolate DD_20200921_A chromosome X, DD_fGirMul_XY1, whole genome shotgun sequence genome:
- the LOC124863571 gene encoding mitochondrial Rho GTPase 1-A isoform X4, translating into MRKDVRILLVGEPKVGKTSLIMSLVSEEFPDEVPLRAEEITIPADVTPERVPTHIVDYSEAEQSDEQLYQEISKANVICIVYSVNNKKSIEKVTSHWIPLINDRTDKDSRVPLILVGNKSDLVEHSSMETILPIMNQYQDIETCVECSAKNLKNISELFYYAQKAVLHPTGPLYCPEEKELKPSCIKALTRIFKISDLDNDGILNDNELNFFQRTCFNTPLAPQALEDVKNVVRRNMTDGVKNNGLSLKGFLFLHTLFIQRGRHETTWTVLRRFGYDDDLELTQEYLFPIIKVPPDCTTELNHNAYLFLQSVFDKHDKDRDCALSPEEVKDLFKVFPYMPWGPDVNNTVCTNDKGWITYQGYLSQWTLTTYLDVQRSLEYLGYLGYSIIYEQESQAAAITVTRNKRIDLQKKQTQRSVFRCNVLGARGSGKSGFLLAFLGKNLQRQRQIREDHKSYYAISTTYVYGQEKYLLLHEVMTDFDFLSEADLACDVVCLVYDVNNPESFEYCAKVYKQCFIDSKTPCVVIAAKSDLHEARQHYSLSPHEFCRKHKLHPPQPFTCNTTEVPSKDVYTRLTTMAMYPHMAQADLKNSTFWLRASLGATVFAVLGFAMYRALLKQR; encoded by the exons CCAAGGTGGGGAAGACGTCACTGATCATGTCTCTGGTTAGTGAGGAGTTTCCTGATGAG GTTCCTCTCAGGGCTGAGGAGATCACCATCCCAGCTGACGTTACCCCGGAGAGGGTACCCACACACATCGTGGACTACTCTG aagcagaacagtCAGACGAGCAGCTGTATCAAGAAATCTCCAAG GCAAACGTGATCTGCATAGTTTATTCAGTTAACAACAAGAAGTCGATCGAAAAG GTGACAAGCCACTGGATTCCTCTCATTAATGACCGGACAGATAAAGACAGCAG GGTACCGTTAATTCTGGTGGGGAACAAGTCTGACTTGGTGGAGCACAGCAGCATGGAGACCATCCTGCCAATCATGAATCAGTACCAGGATATTGAGACCTGtgtggag TGTTCTGCTAAAAACTTGAAGAACATCTCTGAGTTGTTCTACTACGCCCAGAAGGCTGTTCTCCACCCAACAGGACCCCTGTACTGTCCCGAGGAGAAGGAG CTGAAACCTTCCTGCATTAAGGCTTTAACTCGGATATTTAAAATCTCCGACCTGGACAACGACGGGATCCTGAACGACAATGAGCTCAACTTCTTTCAG AGAACATGTTTCAATACACCTCTGGCGCCTCAAGCCTTAGAAGATGTGAAGAATGTGGTCAGGAGGAACATGACAGACGGAGTTAAAAATAACGGACTCAGTCTAAAAG GCTTCCTCTTCCTGCACACACTCTTCATACAGCGAGGTCGACATGAGACCACGTGGACGGTGCTGAGGAGGTTCGGATACGACGACGACCTGGAGCTCACACAGGAATACCTGTTCCCCAT AATAAAGGTCCCGCCTGACTGCACCACTGAGCTAAACCACAACGCTTACCTCTTTCTGCAGAGTGTCTTTGACAAACATGACAAA GACAGAGACTGTGCCCTGTCCCCAGAGGAGGTGAAGGACCTGTTCAAAGTATTTCCCTACATGCCCTGGGGTCCAGATGTCAACAACACCGTGTGCACCAATGATAAGGGTTGGATCACATACCAGGGATACCTCTCCCAGTGGAC GTTAACAACGTATCTGGATGTCCAGAGGAGTTTGGAGTATTTAGGTTACCTCGGCTACTCCATCATCTATGAACAGGAGTCTCAAGCTGCAGCTATTACTG TGACACGTAACAAGCGCATTGACCTGCAGAAGAAACAAACCCAGCGCAGCGTCTTCCGCTGCAACGTGTTGGGAGCGCGCGGCAGCGGGAAAAGTGGCTTCCTCCTAGCTTTCCTCGGcaagaacctgcag agacagaggCAGATCAGAGAGGACCACAAGTCCTACTATGCCATCAGCACCACCTACGTTTACGGTCAGGAGAAGTACCTGCTG CTCCACGAGGTGATGACAGATTTTGACTTCCTGTCCGAGGCCGACCTGGCCTGCGACGTGGTCTGCCTGGTGTACGACGTCAACAACCCGGAATCTTTTGAGTACTGCGCTAAGGTGTACAAG CAATGCTTCATAGACAGCAAGACGCCATGCGTAGTGATAGCCGCCAAGTCCGACCTGCACGAGGCGCGGCAGCACTACAGCCTGTCGCCGCACGAGTTCTGCCGCAAGCACAAGCTCCACCCGCCGCAGCCGTTCACGTGCAACACGACCGAGGTGCCCAGTAAGGACGTCTACACCAGACTCACCACCATGGCCATGTATCC